Genomic DNA from Sediminispirochaeta bajacaliforniensis DSM 16054:
ATCTTGACCGGAAAGCTGGCCAAATAGCATTGAAACAAAGTGGCTCCATGATGAAAAACCTTTGCTGTGTTTTTCTGACTGGTACTCTTTTACGCACTTTTGGAATTTATATCTCGAAATGAACTGTAGCATTTGTCCGAAAATACTGTTATTATTTTTCATGCCTGATCTCCTTTGTTTGTAATGATTTAGTCGTCAAACTATGTTCATTATAAACAGGTTTTCAGGCAATTAATAGTTTCTATAGCTTTTATTTTGGACAGCTATGATTTTGACTCAAAGGACGACTTGCTTAGGCATTGCCTAGAATATGTAAAAAAACGGGCTATCGAAGGATTGCATGAAGGGACCGAAGGAATCCCGAGTTACCGGGAGTATATTCAACGTGTTGTTAAAAACTGTTTCGTCTTTCCGCGAAGGTTTCCCGAGGGATTGGCATTTCTATATCTCTATATGCATACAGATTTTTGTAATAAAGAATCCTTTACGATATTCCCTCTCGGAATTTTTACAAACACTCAGTTCGATACCGCGGGTGACTATTCGATACGGGAAAATATCCCCCCAGACCTGATTAATTTTCTTATCGGAAATGTTTTCACTATCGTCAACAGGTATATTCAGTCGCATCCGGAAGAGACGTCTGAATCAATCAAAGCCCTGGAAAAAAATATTTTCGATATGGTGTGGAATATGATTACAGGAAAAACATCAGAGGAATAAAAGTCTTCGGTGTTACGGATTATTACAATGCAATCTGAAGGAAACCGGAGAATAGATAATAATAATAATGAGAGGAGCAGGAAGGAAAATAACGAAAAGGAAACTATGCAGTGCTTTATTGGCTGTTTTCACTCTGCTTTTTCTGTTGGTAGTTGCAGAATGCAACAACGACAAGGTTTCGATTAAAGATGGAGTCTACACAGGAACAGGCAAAGGAAAAAATGGACCGATTACGGTTGAGGTAACGTTTCAAGAAGGAGCGATCAAAAAGATAGTGGTGGTTTCTCAAAATGAAACGGAAGGGTTGTCCGATCCGGCGCTTTCACGCATTCCCGCCGAGATCGTGAAGCATCAATCAATTGCTGTGGACGAGATCAGTGGCGCCAGCTATACCAGCCGGGGGCTGAAAGAAGCCGTTCAGGACGCTATTGTTCAGGCTAATGGCGACCCTCAGCAATTCAACCGCAAAGTAGCCCAAACGGCACAGGAAGCCGAAAAGTACGACACTGATATTGTCATTGTCGGGGGTGGAGGTTCAGGTTTAATGGCCGCAGTTGAAGCCTCCCGGGCCGGTGCAAAGGTGATAGTTCTTGAAAAAGCCGCTTTTGCCGGGGGCATTTCAGCTTTTGCGCCGGATCGTCGGAGAATCAGGAAAGAACCTCGACTGGGCGGCAAAGGAATTCGGTTGGGATGTGAAATTTGTATATCCCAACATCTGGGGTGAGGAGGCTTATGCGACCTATCATCTTGTTTATCCTTACGGACCGAGCCGATTCGCCCCTGTCGTTGACGACATACAAAAGCATGGCGGAACCATTCTCTTGGAGACAGAAGGAACAGCCTTTACGAAGGAACTCTTTGTTGAAGTTGCAGAAATCGGGATGACACCAGGAGTTCCCGAAAATCCGAAATGGAATTTGGATTTAATGTCGGTTGCAGGTCTTCTTCATGTTAATACGAACGGCATCAGATATTTTAATGAAGGACTTTTCAAGGAAGAACCCTTGAATATTGGAGGTGCTTCGGTAGGAAACGGAGGGCCTTATTTCGTTGTA
This window encodes:
- a CDS encoding DUF4372 domain-containing protein is translated as MKNNNSIFGQMLQFISRYKFQKCVKEYQSEKHSKGFSSWSHFVSMLFGQLSGQD
- a CDS encoding FMN-binding protein; this translates as MRGAGRKITKRKLCSALLAVFTLLFLLVVAECNNDKVSIKDGVYTGTGKGKNGPITVEVTFQEGAIKKIVVVSQNETEGLSDPALSRIPAEIVKHQSIAVDEISGASYTSRGLKEAVQDAIVQANGDPQQFNRKVAQTAQEAEKYDTDIVIVGGGGSGLMAAVEASRAGAKVIVLEKAAFAGGISAFAPDRRRIRKEPRLGGKGIRLGCEICISQHLG